aagagatttGCGCTCCCTGAAAAAACGTCTAGACAAGTATCAGTCAGCCAAAGAGGCAATTTTTGATCCTTTCTTCAGTGAATTGTTGACCACGGCGTGTGAGTGAGAAGTGGAGGAAACAAAAGAGGTGGTGGTgacagagaaaagaaaagatggtGTTGGTCTTGTACATATTTAGCAGGATGTGGGGCAGATGATCATTGTGTAAAGTTGGTATCTTCTTCATAGTTTGTGAAATATATGATGCTAAATGTGATTATTAAAGGATATGAGTCTGACAAAAAACAGTTTCACTACCTTAACAGTGACGCTAATTATCACTACTGATTTTGCTAGTAAATTGTATTGTATTGGGTATTGGTAACTTTCACATATTGCTTTAATTATTCTGTTGCCCTGAATATTCCCTTCTCAATGGACGGCTGAGTTTGCTGAGACCCACTAACAAAAGTAGTTTGGCGAGATCGAAATTCTGcggagatgagttgagttgtaaataataatattttgtgaattttattgagatgagtttaaattttgagtaatgctacatatagttgtAGAGTATGTAAGTGTCGCgcagtcactttaaaaaaaagtagagtttactattaaaaaattattatttttttcatttggatcacgtattaatttactttttttaaagtaattgtaTGTCGTTTGCACAATCATAactgcaattatcatttctGTTAAATTTTTAGGtagaaatatatgaaataggttgaaatgagtttaactttttttttatgagaagttgaaaaggtAACGGGTtccatcaataattagtttaaaaagaaaatgtttatttttctcttaagagatcaaaatttaagaagatttatcattttttgggaaattaatattattgtactTTTCATTGGTTCATTGTCATCTCCTACTCGTCTTATTGTGCTTTAAACGTTTTTGGTAATATACTTTCTATCTTCTCACCAGAATTTCGCATGATATGTTTGCAAAAGTTGTGGGCTTACACCTCATCTCTAATCTTGTTTGCCTCTATCCCTAAAATCTCTTAATCCGGATGCCAAATGTCTGATTATAGCTTGGAAAGGGGAAGATCACTAGAATCCAATCCAATTACAAAGTTGCCAAACAATCCCACAAAGCACAAGACATGAATTCAATGTAGCCATATCCTGAAGATTGCCTTTTCCTCAATTTTCTTTGGTTCTTTATTCTccgttttcttttaattttttaatttttcagcaTCATGTAGGAACGCTTttaaaaatgtgtaaatttATTACCTTATCACTGGCATGACTGTATGGccacctcctctctctctctctctctctctctcttgcatgtTTGCTTTCGGCTAAGACCTAGTCAGACAAGGTGCTTTTGATTCGTTAATTTGAAAGAAGAGAAGCACAATACATGATTCCACATGGGGTGTCCCCACTCAAGTTTTATATTCTCTGATAAATCCGCACAAAGATGGTGcctctaaaaatattagataAGATGGCCAATAAGCAGCAGGAGAGCACCTATCCAAAAAGAGTGAGGTAGGTGCCTTGGTTGTTGCAGTTTTACCCTATACCTTATATACAATGCATCTGCAGACATACAGATTCACTCGAGTACATACCAAAACACATATCCCGGCTTATGCATCCAGTATATGTATGTGTCCCTTCAGTGTTGCAGACTGTGTCAGCCCATTTATGTGTACACATTTATGCATTCTCCTACTTTTTCATTTCATGAAGAACATTTCCTTATGCCTATAGCTCAAGGGAAAAACATGATGAATGCATCCAgaattatgataaattttgTGGGTTGGAGACCTAGTGATTGTTTATTAAAAAGCAACAATGTCAACTTGTACATGATTCTTAAACTTTCCTGTGCTTGAACATCTTCACTCATCATTACAAGCAATGAAAAAATGTCGGATGAAGTAAGCAGCACAAGATTTGTTACATGCCAGAAATTGATGCAGAAGTTGATAATTTAAagcccgtttggattcagaggtgagatgaaactaatctaatctcatctaattttaatcaaaaatctcactattattcacaaaccatctcaactcatttcatatctgaatccaaacaggtcagactttttgttttttggtcaTGATTATGTCACACAAGAACAAATAACCCCAATTCAACCAACATCAAGGACGTGGCTTATTAGAGGATAATGTGGGATACAGAATCCTATGTGAGGCTTTCTGAGCTGCATCCATTAATTTCTCATCTAAGAAGAAACTGCCAAAACCTTGAAATTTGAATAGATTTCGAAGCCTAATCCCCGGAAGACCTTTTTTTCCCATGCCTTTTTGCTTTTTAAAAGATGTTCATTAGTTCTTGTAATGATATATAAGCTGAGCTAAGCCAAATTGACTTTGTTATCCTTTTTAACATCTTCCAAACAACTTCAAAACTCTCTGTCCTCTTTGGATGGGCCAATGGGTGCTAATCACTGTCATCCTTCCGTATTAATCTTATGCAAGCTATGTTAAAATGCATTCTTGGATTCTACATTGAATGTTGTGCCTcttatcattaaatttattgaatgaaaagtactatatatCAAGTAGGAAATTCTTTGGTAAGTTTGTCTGAGGCTAGATCCAAGAATTGCTGCCTCAAGTTTTGTGATATTGAAATGGAATTGGATCCCTAATATTCATAGTCTGATGCTGTATTGACAAACTAAATAGCAAAATATGAAGAATATCTATGCTGAATTTTAAGGTCCTAAAAtcttaagagaaatgatagttgcagtgcGGAATTTttgtgcaatcactttgaaatagtgaataaatacggaacccgcatgaaaaaataattttttaataatagatctcattctttttcaaaacaattgcaCGGCGTTTGCGCACTCTACGACTGCATATAgcaatattcaaattttaattgtcttcctttatttataaagatgaccatatttatcaatttaaagAGAAAGCAAATGATAATCTGGGTTGAACAACTTTAGCAGCTTAATTACtgtaatgcatgcatgtgcacATGTTTTCACCTTTGCCAAGTCAGGTTGCTTTGTATTTTGAGCTCAAGGCTTTGGGAAAGATAAAGAAGCTAAAAAGCAGGATGATTCTTTATACTGTTAAGGCGAGACAGAATATGTGTAACCCCATCCTTCATGACAAAGTAACATCTTTCCTTTATCATCTTtctttaaagcatttttttttccatttcctcTTTCACCTTTATCTCCAGTGCTTTCCGGTTTTCCCTCCCCCCAAACGGGTCTTGTTATCGTTTTACGTGCAATGTCCTGAAAGAATAGCCATTTATATGCATCACATCGAAAATCAGTTGGGTGTCTTCCTAGTGCCCGGAAACGCCTCTCGTTAACATGGCCAAAGGATCTTCTAAATGCCTTTTCTTATTACTCTTGTCTGTCCTCACCATCAGTTCCGCTGGTAAGTAACTCTCAttacccaaaagaaaaagaattcatACCCTCCAACCTTCTATAGGGAAATCCATCTTCTAAGGACTTTACTCTTTTGGGTTTGCCTTGATTTCTGAAACCATAACAGTTGCTAGGGATTTGTGAAAGTAGCTTAATTGCTATAATAACAACCTGAAGTTCAATCATCCAATAAATAATTCCCATTTTGCTCAAATATGTCAAGCTGCATATACATGTTCTTCTTccccaccacccccccccccccctccccccccttTCATCCCTTTCTTCATATGATCAATTTCTTgtttctgtatttatttattataatttgaagaTCGTTCCTACTTTACAGGAACTCTGGTGGGTTTCTCCTATCATGCAAGGGACACTGCAACTTCATCTCCTGCTAGAACAATATCGTTCCTCAAGGTAAACAAGGACACCTCGGCTCATATTCGGGTTCTCGTAGCAGATCATAGGGATTTAAGTACTCTGTCTGACTCTGGTGCATCTGTTGATCTCTATTTGAATAAAAGCCTGCCTAGTAATTTGTTGAATTCGAGATCATCTGTTATTTCATGGCTGAGAACCCATGTAATGGCCTTTCTCCCACGTGTGAACATCAATAGCATCATAGTCACTTGTGGCAATGACTGTTCAGGACAAAGTGAGCTGTCAATGCTTTTATCCACCTTAGAATCAATCCATTCAGTCCTGAGGACCCTTCATCTAGAAAGCCAAGTTAGAGTCTCCGTAGCACTTCCAATGTCATTCTTGGAGAAGTTGAATGGAAGACAGGAAAGAGACCTACATAGGATTTTTGGTTTCATCGAGAAAATTAGGTCTTATGTCATGGTTGAAGACGGTATTGATGGACAGTTGAACATGGGAGATCAGTTTGTGCAGTCTGTGGTCGAAAGAGCCACCCTTGCCAGTTCTCTTCTTCCTCGCAATGGTGTTCCAGTGGTTCTGACCATTAAGAGCCCTGCTGTTCCTACTGCAACAGAAATAGCTCAATTCAGGGACAAGGTTTTGAAGTCTTTAGAAAACAACACTCGACTCTCGGGACAGATAGCTGGGTTATATGCAGAAGGATTATCCTTGCAAAATTTTGCACAAGAAGGGCTAAaaagggaagaggaagagatctTTCCTTCTTCCCACAGAGAACTTCTAAGCAAATCCCACCTCACAACAATTTTACATGACACTGTGAACCCACCAACAGTCTTTCCCATAACTCCAATATCAACAACACCAGTCATCACCCCATCGGATAATCCCACACCAACCATAGTCACCATTCCCGCTACCAATCCTGCCACAATGACACCAGAAAATACTGGTTCTACACCATTAACAGTTCCCTCAATCACACCCATCACGGTACCGTCCACAAGTCCTCCAAGCTCACCACTACCAGTCACCAATCCGGTAACAACTCCTAGCACAGTTCCAGGGGCACAACCAGTAACTAACCCTGTAACAACTTATCCAGCCCCATCAGGAGGTGTTCCAGTCACAAACCCAGCGGCACCTCCTGCAATAACAAATGCTCCAGCAGTTGCAGGACAAAGCTGGTGTGTGGCCAAGACTGGAGCGTCAGAGGCAGCACTTCAGGCAGCACTGGATTATGCATGTGGAATGGGAGGCGCAGACTGTTCACAAATCCAGCAGGGTGGGAGTTGTTACGATCCAAATTCACTTCAGAACCATGCCTCATATGCATTCAACAGCTATTATCAAAAGAATCCAGGGCCAACTGGATGTGATTTTGGAGGGGCTGCCGCCATAGTTAATGCCAATCCAAGTAAGAGCCTGagtttcattgatgatttcattttttgtatTGTATGAGATATGATTAGTTTCTTTAACATGcttcaaaaaattgaaatcatatCTGAGACCTTTTTGATTGTCAATAGGCACTGGTTCCTGCATTTACCCATCAGCATCATCACcatcaacaacaacagcaactcCAACACCGACAACAATTCCAACACCAACGCCGACAACTATTCCAACACCAACGCCAACAACTATTCCAACACCAATGCCAACAACATCGACACCACCTGGGGCAGATGCATCAGGGTAATGTGTTTTGTTCTCAAGtctcaaatatttgaaaatcttCATTACTACTTATCCCTGAAGAATAACCtatctttctgtttttttataattacttgcAGCTCCAGTACTCCGCCTACAGTGTTAAATACAAACCAACCTGCTTCAGGTATAATGCCAAATTATAGCCCTCCTTTCAACTCATCAACATCCTTTTCATCATGTTTGAAACCCTTTATTGGCTGCGTCGTCCTGGTAACATCCTTTGTAACTAGAATGATAGTTCTGGACATTTAGAGCTGCTAATTCTCCATGCACATCAATCGCTTTAGAGTTCATTGCTTCACTGGCAAATCAGAGATCTGGCCTTTCAAGTTGTGTACAGATCCATAAATGCAGGAAAGAGAGCAGAGGTAAGCTTAACAATGCAGAACTATACACCTACATGCTACTAAAATACTTTCTGGCTTGCATGAGCTTGCCTGGGCCGTCAACATATCTACTGCTAAGCTACATAGCTGAAACATAATCATAGGTTTTGTATATAGTGTTAACTGATTTCAGGCAATAAAGTTGGATGGTGTACTAGGGCTTCTTGATCTAGTGTATATGTTTTAGAAATTACTTAGATTAGTGATGCTCAGACAGACTGTATGATCAAAGTTGCTTCAAAAATTACCTGAGTTGCATGAATAGGATTTGGTATTTGTTGTTTATGGTCAATGCCACCAACTCTAATCATCCGTTATTCATGCTCGTTATCCTTGGAAAGCAAGTGCGTGCACTAGTTTGTAAAGATAAGACCATATTTCTACATTCTACAGAATTTAAATGACTGGATTACAATCCACATAATAAAGGAGAGAATATCGACAACTTCTCTCAGAACAAAAGCATGAGAAGCCAATAGCTTATGAAACTCGAAAAAACACCATCTTAATAAAATCTTAGAACTATTTTTATTCCATCTTAATAAATTACCAATTTGTATTTATCTTTACTTGATACGGTTAAACACATTGGAGCTTCTAAGTTTTTAATGGGATGGCAATGTGCCACAAGTGTTTTAAACTAACTTGTATGATATTTTTTAGAGCGGTGCGACTCTGCTACTTAGAGTAGCCCGCTGCATGTTACCGTTAGGCCAAAATcatctttacattttttttttcatattttttttatcattttaaaacatttttaaaaaatatatataaaaaaaatatcaatatactaataatcactttcttaactattaagtaaagaaaaaaatttaaaatacatgaagTATCAAAATAAGGTATCAAAGTATTGCTAAATTAAACAGACATCCACTAACCGTTGATCCCACAAGATTAACACCTCTACTATTATTTGGAGAGAAAAAATATCTCTTTTGAATTAAACAATATTACCAATTATGTATAATGTTGCATCCATTGTGCTAAATAAAATAACGAGCACATATGATTTTGAATGTAATCAATTGATATTCTGGATTTTAAACTAATTTGTATCTCTCAGCCATTTACTTGGATCCATCAAATGCTTCTGGTGGGCGGCATGTGACATACAAATTAGTCAAAAAGCATGTACTAGATTTCCATGACATtagaaagtaaaacaaaacctctgtttcatgtaaattgatttttttcaaagaaaaagtctCCTTACAGCTATTTGTTGGGCCACTAATGTCATGGTTTCATGCATTCGGACGCCAAAAGCAAACAAACATTTTGACTTTAGAATTGAAGATCCAAGGGATATGAGATATACCATTGGCAAGAGTATCCCCGACTCTACAGGAATGAtgcaaattatataataaatgacATTTCACCACCTCCCCATCAACATGCTAGAAATGGCCAAAAGTTTCAAGCAGTTGGTCACGATCATGCTCGGACCTATACTAACAAACCTAGCTGGTAGAAAATAGATATCCCTCAACTATAACAATTTCATACACAAGAGCCTTTATAATGAGCATTTCTACATGGAAAATGGCCTCTGCATCCTTCAGTACCCCTCAAAATAAACTAAAAGGTATTAGATTCTTTATACACGAACTTAGCAAATGATTTCATCTCTTTGAAAATACCACCAAGATCAACATTGACATTGAAACAACGATCTTGAAGCCTGAAGTTTCCCAGAAATTTTGTTTCTCAGCACCCACAGATGAACTTTGTTGTTTTGCTGCCAACTGATCTCTGAGTTCTTTTAGGGCTTTGTCCCTTCGCTCTCCCATCTGGTGGTGGAAGTAGAGATCAGTGATTTAAGTGTATTTTCAAGTGGTGTGGAAATGAAAACCTTATGGAAGTGTGGTAAATTTATGAAGCACAGCAAGTAGCATGTTTTAAACTTGCTCAAACAAGGAGCATTCAACCATGGAACTTTCTACAAGGAGCAGCATATCAGAGGAAACTTACACTGTTATTAATGTGGACCATTTAGTTGACTAGGACCTGACCTGATTGGTCcggtatttttttgaaaaaagaaaagaaaagaaaaggcaccAGAGCGATTGGTAAATTTCTAGGGTGTTGTTCATCAGGTTGGTGAGAAATCCATATGCATAATCAGCCTTATAATTAACTTGTCTGCATAAGGTTTGTAATGCAAACTTTGAAGATTGAACAAACAACAGACACGTGGAGAGTTAAATATTACCCTTTGGAGCTTTCGTGTCTGGGAACGAGCTTCCTGGAGGCAGAATTCCAACTTCAACACTCTCTTTTTCAGTTCTTGATCAGCTCGCCGTTGCTTCTCTAACTGCTCCTCAAAACAGGTTGAAGAGCATAAACAAACAAGAATTGGGGACCTTAAAATAAAACACTGGACAAATGAACAGAGTAAACTGAAGAGACTAAAGTTGGATGTACCTGTGACTCCAACTCCTTGGTCTTATGCTTCCAGTGAGCAGACATTATCTTGATTTCATCCTTCAGTTTATCTATTTCTTCATCTTTAACAATCAAAAGCTTATTAATCTTCtcaaagttctttggagaaaccTCATCTAATAGTTTCCTCAGTTCACAATCCTTGTTTATTCCAGCTTTAGCAACAGCTTgcataatatcattttcaattctcaaaacttcatcTTTCAGCTGCTTTTGGGAAGATTCCCTGGCTTGAAGATCCCTCTGCAGATTATCTAATTGCTCTCCTAATCTAACTACCCGATCCTCATGCTCTTTTAGTGAACTGCTCTTCTCCTCTAATTCCTTTACAAGGGCTAAACACTGCAGCTCTGCTGATCGAGCTGACGCAGCACTTGAATCTACAATTGCTTGAGTGGCTGAAAGCTGTGATCTAAGACCATCCAACTCCTTGAGGTACTGTGTtccaaaaaatttacaattaggGTTACAAAATTACACCATGATCACAAGTAACAGAGGTTATAGTATAGCACATGATGAATTGAATGTGACTGCATTGCAAAGTAAGAGCTGTTgttaaagatgttaaaatattataaaattttgctTTTGACAACGTGACCAAGGCAAGGCCCTTCAAACCCATGGGTAGTAAACCCTGTGTACACAacccaaatatgataaatgatattgaAACTAAATCAATCAATACTGATAATAGTGACTCATTAGAAAATACATGGCCTTAAATATGCTCAGCAACATGGTTACTACAATCCCAACCTAGATCATTAAACCTTACAATTCtacaatcttatatatatatatatatatatattttatgtcggggaacctctccaaggtagggcccttcggacccacgcCTGTAGAGTAAACCCCGATCCCGTGCACCGCACTCTTGAAAGTTTCCCTACatagaactggttaaatcgttgGCTTTTCACCAAGAGGTGTGgtcccaaaggattgtttgcacccatgaggtgttgaaccttaagaccttgaagggagtgatacccctaagaccaaggccttcaccacttaggccaaccccttggggttctACAATCTTATAAATAACTCAATATTAACAAGAAtcttaaatagttttttttttttttttttctgtttttggtaaGTAAACAAGAACCAAATAGTTATTAcatcttattttaaatatgtgCTGATTTTGTTCAAGCTAGAGGTAGAAACATCTTAAAAGTCAATGATTACATAACCTATTGAGTTGTTGAACAAATACCGTCCATGAGttgttcaatcttttttttttttttatcagagagagagagaaagagaacacCTTGAAAGGCTAAAGTTTATATTAACTTTTCTATAAGGATAGATGTTGTATAACTATATTTACCCATCACAGTGCAGATTAGTGGTAAAAGGGTAGGCTTGGATCACCCGTAGACTCACTCATACATCCTGGTTCAATTCAGCACTAAAAGTTATCCTGAACTACCTGCTATATGGTTTTGGCAGAGGGGTTGTGTATCCAAGGTTTACTCCTCGGGTAAGGGTATGGAAGGCCTTGCCCTAATCAGGTTCCAGACCATATGTTTGTTATTTTGTCCAAGGAGTTAACCACAAAATGTTGTCAATTTTTGCTTTATTTAGTTGCAGAAAtttaaaactaacatcatttcattatttccaACAGATACAATAAGCCCACCATTCCCTTCATCATTCATTCTGCAATGATTGCCCATGGGATAAagaatgtcatctttcattGAAAATACAGTTTTACAACTTTAAATTCGGCAGCAAATATTTAATATGCatgagaaaggaaaatgggTATGATAAAAAGAATGCCATCTTTCATTGAAAATACAGCTTAACAACTTTAATTTCAGCAGCAAACATTTAATATGcatgagaaaggaaaatgagtatGATAATAACTCAGCACCAATACTTGGTTGTATTCAACTTTAGGATCATCAGTCAACATAACAATTGGGTTTAGAAAGTATGGGTCACcgccaaaaaataaaagttaagtTTGGTATAGAAATTGAGTCATGTCTTCGTGGACAATCAAATATAGCAATTAGAAATGACTGCTTCAATAAACAAGCAAATGATTAACtaatagatttataaaatagGTCAGTTGAACTTGTTGCTTAAATTTCAGATCTAATGCATTTTTGGTCAATCTATAACAGCTTTTCCTCAAGAGATAGGTTTCTCTagcacccaaaaaaaaagtaacaccCCAATTATGTCCTTTCCTAAGAATATTATTCAATTGTAACACAAAAAACAAGATTTAAATCTCGCATtcagaaatagaaaaggaaaaaaaaaaggtagaaaaattgagagagagagagagaggggcacTAAAATTACAAATGGTTTGATTTATCAATTTCCGTAACTTTTCCAACTACATGTTATCCAAACAGggaaaaaaattctaagatcATCGTAGCAACAAATGAAGGAAGACTGAAATCTAATATCGAAACACAGTGACTTCGTCACCTTGAGCACAGTGGGTTCTGCGAAAAAATCAAAGAGGAAAAAGCCAAAGGGCATCTCAACAGATAAGCATGAGATGCGAGGCATATTTGACTAAATAAAAGCAGCAAGATGCGAAAAAAACATAATGCACAAGATAACCCAAGAAAGAAAGCGAAATGACCATAATTAGTGAATGATGGCTTAAGTTTAGGGGATCCACAaaaagctaaaatttctttaaataattaatcACAAAAGTAAAAAGATTTATTAAAGACGACGCAAAATAAAAAGACTAAGATACGAGTAGGACCTTCTCGGCAGTAGATGCCGAAGCCTGAAGCTTTGCATTCTTCTCTTCCAATGTCTTCTGCAAAGTACCAATTTCTTCCTCCATGTTCTTAGCTTTTGTCTCAGCTTCCTGCGAAAACATACCCACAAAAATCACTAACTACCAAGAGAACAGCTACAAAGCCATACGACCCCAcacacaccaaaaaaaaaaaaaaaaaaaaaaaacccttataAAGATCGTAATGATTGACTTCCAAGATTCAGACTACATGCACACAATATTACAAAAAGAACCCAGAATCTCAAGATCACATGCCTGTCTTGTTAGGGATTCCTTAGCATATGATTGCTCCTGAGACGCTAAGCGGGCCCGAACCTCCTTCAACTCTGCTGCCAACGACACCACGTTTCGCCGGAAGCTCTGCTTCTTCTCATTCAAGTCCTTTAACAAAGGATCAATCTCTCTGCCCTGTATCGACGACAACGAAGAAGGCGATGGTTTGTCCTCCAAAACTGACATGAGGACAAGTTTTCTTTTGATTGTACTGTGGCTGTGGGTTTGTAGTCAAAGATCTGGTATTGTGGCAATAAGATGAATCAAGTCCTACGGACCAGGGGATAGTGCTCTATGTCCCTGCACTGCAAGCCATTCTGTTCCACATATctgcatgtgaaaatgatagATACGCATTAAATTTATGAGGTCTCCAAGACgtggggtttttttttaattatagagaactaaataaaaattaaaagcaccGATAACTTTGAAAGTACTGAAAAGGGTTtgacaaatttttaaaaatttcaaacctaAAGTCAAATTAAAACGATCTTCCAgacaatttttcattttctcggGAAAAACTGATATAAGAAGACTTCACTCAATTTATTTCTGGAAAATCTACTCCTAGAAGATAAagttcatctatttttttctggcaaataatatatatgcaccTCTTCACCTTAACTCctattaagagagagagagagagagagagatagagagattcACTCCAGAGGACCTGTCAACCTCACCCAATAAATtatagtgagagagagagagagaggcaataattggtatctgaaatttgaactcaaaaattaaaatttcgaAGCTAATTTCAACAAACCCACCTCTGTGACTTTTCTCAGGAAAATTCAAACtccaaaaaattgaagaagaaaaaatttttctCTTCGAACTCATAACGCTGATCCTAAACTTGT
This genomic interval from Juglans microcarpa x Juglans regia isolate MS1-56 chromosome 4D, Jm3101_v1.0, whole genome shotgun sequence contains the following:
- the LOC121260708 gene encoding uncharacterized protein LOC121260708 isoform X1, translating into MAKGSSKCLFLLLLSVLTISSAGTLVGFSYHARDTATSSPARTISFLKVNKDTSAHIRVLVADHRDLSTLSDSGASVDLYLNKSLPSNLLNSRSSVISWLRTHVMAFLPRVNINSIIVTCGNDCSGQSELSMLLSTLESIHSVLRTLHLESQVRVSVALPMSFLEKLNGRQERDLHRIFGFIEKIRSYVMVEDGIDGQLNMGDQFVQSVVERATLASSLLPRNGVPVVLTIKSPAVPTATEIAQFRDKVLKSLENNTRLSGQIAGLYAEGLSLQNFAQEGLKREEEEIFPSSHRELLSKSHLTTILHDTVNPPTVFPITPISTTPVITPSDNPTPTIVTIPATNPATMTPENTGSTPLTVPSITPITVPSTSPPSSPLPVTNPVTTPSTVPGAQPVTNPVTTYPAPSGGVPVTNPAAPPAITNAPAVAGQSWCVAKTGASEAALQAALDYACGMGGADCSQIQQGGSCYDPNSLQNHASYAFNSYYQKNPGPTGCDFGGAAAIVNANPSTGSCIYPSASSPSTTTATPTPTTIPTPTPTTIPTPTPTTIPTPMPTTSTPPGADASGSSTPPTVLNTNQPASGIMPNYSPPFNSSTSFSSCLKPFIGCVVLVTSFVTRMIVLDI
- the LOC121260708 gene encoding uncharacterized protein LOC121260708 isoform X2, whose product is MAKGSSKCLFLLLLSVLTISSAGTLVGFSYHARDTATSSPARTISFLKVNKDTSAHIRVLVADHRDLSTLSDSGASVDLYLNKSLPSNLLNSRSSVISWLRTHVMAFLPRVNINSIIVTCGNDCSGQSELSMLLSTLESIHSVLRTLHLESQVRVSVALPMSFLEKLNGRQERDLHRIFGFIEKIRSYVMVEDGIDGQLNMGDQFVQSVVERATLASSLLPRNGVPVVLTIKSPAVPTATEIAQFRDKVLKSLENNTRLSGQIAGLYAEGLSLQNFAQEGLKREEEEIFPSSHRELLSKSHLTTILHDTVNPPTVFPITPISTTPVITPSDNPTPTIVTIPATNPATMTPENTGSTPLTVPSITPITVPSTSPPSSPLPVTNPVTTPSTVPGAQPVTNPVTTYPAPSGGVPVTNPAAPPAITNAPAVAGQSWCVAKTGASEAALQAALDYACGMGGADCSQIQQGGSCYDPNSLQNHASYAFNSYYQKNPGPTGCDFGGAAAIVNANPSTGSCIYPSASSPSTTTATPTPTTIPTPTPTTIPTPTPTTIPTPMPTTSTPPGADASGSSTPPTVLNTNQPASE
- the LOC121260643 gene encoding nuclear envelope-associated protein 2-like; this encodes MSVLEDKPSPSSLSSIQGREIDPLLKDLNEKKQSFRRNVVSLAAELKEVRARLASQEQSYAKESLTRQEAETKAKNMEEEIGTLQKTLEEKNAKLQASASTAEKYLKELDGLRSQLSATQAIVDSSAASARSAELQCLALVKELEEKSSSLKEHEDRVVRLGEQLDNLQRDLQARESSQKQLKDEVLRIENDIMQAVAKAGINKDCELRKLLDEVSPKNFEKINKLLIVKDEEIDKLKDEIKIMSAHWKHKTKELESQLEKQRRADQELKKRVLKLEFCLQEARSQTRKLQRMGERRDKALKELRDQLAAKQQSSSVGAEKQNFWETSGFKIVVSMSMLILVVFSKR